In Anaerobranca californiensis DSM 14826, the genomic window TTCCCGATTTTTGCCGATGGTGCAGGGGCAGTTGTACTTTCTGCCACCTCAGAAGAAAGGGGTTTTGTTGATTCAAAACTTATCGCCGATGGAACCCAATACGATTTTTTAGGAATCTATGGCGGTGGGACTAAACATCCTATTACCCATGAAAGTATAGAAAAAAAACAACATTTACTACAGTTTTTAAAACCATTGCCACCAGATAGAAATATTAAACTTTGGCCCCCTATGATCAGAGATTTATTGGAAAAAAACTCTTTAAAAGTAGGAGATATAGACCATATATTTTTCACACAAATAAATAAATGGGTTATTGAAGAAGTGATGTCAATTTTAGAGTTGCCTATGGATAAAACAACCTGTATTATGGATCAATATGGATATACTGGTTCTGCTTGTATCCCCATGGCACTAGATATAGCTATTAAGAAAGGGAAAATTAAAAGGGGAGATAACATTATTTTCATTTCTTCCGGGGTAGGTTTTGCCGTAGCAGCAGCTTTATTTAAATGGTAAAAGGAGCCAATAGGGCTCCTTAAATTTTTAGGTTAAAAAGAGGAAAAATAATTTTGTTATCGAATAATTCATATATAGAAATAATTAAAAGGAGGTAAACAATGATGCGTTGGAGTTTAGAATCCCTTTATCCTTCCTTTGATTCAGAACAGTTTCAAAGGGATTTGGCACAGATTGATGAACAAATGGAAATGATTAAAAATTGGGTTGAGGAAAATTTGCAGGATTATAATAGTCCTCAAAGGAAACTAGAAAGGATAATCCAATTAACTAGAGAATATTATATTAAATTCTCTAGATTGATGAGTTTTACAAGTTTGTCTTTAAGTGTTAATACTAAAGATGAAAAAGCTTTATTTTATTTAGATAAGTTACAATTGAAATCCACTGAACTCACATCGGCTCAAGTAAAAATGGAAAAATGGATAGGGGGGTTAGAAAATTTAGAAGAAGTAATAGAAACCTCTCCCCTTTTAAAAGAACATAAGTTTTACTTAAAGGAAATTGCTAAAAAAACTAAATATTTGTTATCAGAAAAAGAAGAAATAGTTATTGCTAAGATGGCTACTACAGGTTCCCAAGGATGGAGTAAAC contains:
- a CDS encoding 3-oxoacyl-ACP synthase III family protein, with translation MKRAVIIGTGLYVPKNLITNQEMEKMLGQPLKPSLEEKLGIKQRYITNEDESSADLATKAGEKALESSKLKAEDLDLIIVTTDTPEYISPATSSVVQGRLKAKNAGTFDLNASCAGFVTGLDVAARMIMTGGYNNILLIGVYNMTKYVDKTDVNVFPIFADGAGAVVLSATSEERGFVDSKLIADGTQYDFLGIYGGGTKHPITHESIEKKQHLLQFLKPLPPDRNIKLWPPMIRDLLEKNSLKVGDIDHIFFTQINKWVIEEVMSILELPMDKTTCIMDQYGYTGSACIPMALDIAIKKGKIKRGDNIIFISSGVGFAVAAALFKW